A region from the Vicia villosa cultivar HV-30 ecotype Madison, WI linkage group LG3, Vvil1.0, whole genome shotgun sequence genome encodes:
- the LOC131655081 gene encoding uncharacterized protein LOC131655081 has translation MAVTMKQMALFVSLFGIISFILGVIAENKKPASGTPVAVKDGVSCKFSSDPTIALGYLSIVFLIASTVVGYLSLFYPYKGKSVPQGVLFKHTTFLVFFNVALFTSGLAATMLLWPVIQEQIHRSRKVHFDADYACPTAKTGLIGGGAFLSLDSCLFWLVALMLADNVREDHFDDGKGERNVERNAAFENAFDPSLVI, from the exons ATGGCTGTTACCATGAAACAAATGGCTCTTTTTGTTTCGTTGTTTGGTATCATCTCCTTCATACTCGGAGTTATAGCCGAAAACAAGAag cCTGCTTCTGGTACACCGGTGGCTGTGAAAGATGGTGTGAGTTGCAAGTTTTCATCTGATCCAACAATTGCGTTGGGTTATCTTTCTATTGTGTTTCTCATTGCGTCAACTGTGGTTGGATATCTTTCTCTGTTTTACCCTTACAAAGGAAAATCTGTTCCACAAGGGGTTCTCTTTAAACACACTACTTTCctggttttcttcaatgttgctCT GTTTACATCTGGACTGGCTGCAACTATGCTGTTATGGCCTGTAATCCAGGAGCAGATTCACCGATCACGCAAAGTGCATTTTGATGCAGACTATGCTTGCCCTACAGCTAAAACTGGTCTCATTGGAGGTGGTGCCTTTTTATCCCTTGATTCATGCCTCTTTTGGTTGGTTGCCCTCATGTTAGCTGACAATGTTCGGGAGGATCATTTTGACGATGGAAAGGGTGAGCGTAATGTTGAGCGTAATGCTGCTTTTGAAAATGCTTTTGATCCAAGTTTAGTCATATAG
- the LOC131657680 gene encoding uncharacterized protein LOC131657680 yields MEKPPTLDAYDGTTDPDDHIRNLEAVMEYHVVHGSIKCRIFPTTLRKGAMTWYRNLPPNSIKSWAELKELFLSHFTASRRQPKSEANLEAVVQGTNEPLRDYLDRFNKEAVQVETTDYMKRYLLERGLLPGSEFRKAIKIEKMRFMNAILKRAQAFISFEEGEAAAVKASRGNGVTRSSSQDPSAAPRANERKWDDRSRDTKERRGPAGCFNDYTPLKVSREKILAECINAEF; encoded by the coding sequence ATGGAAAAACCCCCGACTTTGGATGCGTACGACGGGACTACAGATCCCGACGATCACATCAGGAACCTGGAGGCCGTCATGGAGTATCACGTCGTCCACGGCTCCATCAAATGTCGGATCTTCCCGACCACGCTCCGGAAGGGGGCAATGACCTGGTACAGGAATCTCCCTCCTAACTCCATCAAGTCTTGGGCCGAGCTCAAGGAACTCTTTCTGAGTCACTTCACTGCTTCCCGCCGTCAACCGAAATCAGAGGCAAACCTCGAAGCTGTAGTCCAAGGGACCAACGAGCCTCTCCGAGACTACCTCGacagattcaacaaggaggccgtccaagtggaGACGACCGACTACATGAAAAGGTATCTCCTCGAGCGAGGGCTCCTCCCCGGCAGCGAATTCAGGAAAGCGATAAAGATCGAAAAAATGCGATTTATGAACGCCATCTTGAAAAGGGCGCAGGCTTTCATCTCCTTCGAGGAAGGCGAAGCGGCCGCAGTCAAAGCATCAAGGGGAAATGGCGTTACTCGGAGCTCGAGCCAAGACCCGTCCGCCGCGCCCCGAGCAAACGAGAGAAAGTGGGACGACAGGTCCCGCGACACAAAGGAGCGCAGAGGGCCAGCAGGATGCTTCAACGACTATACTCCCCTGAAAGTTTCACGGGAGAAGATCCTGGCCGAGTGCATAAACGCCGAGTtctga